One stretch of Caloenas nicobarica isolate bCalNic1 chromosome 4, bCalNic1.hap1, whole genome shotgun sequence DNA includes these proteins:
- the NPFFR2 gene encoding neuropeptide FF receptor 2, with protein sequence MDSNSSFDWPHVLNYNGTYRYLYLEGNVSYVDFYLHQPSVAAVFIISYLLIFLLCMVGNGVVCFIVLRSKRMRTVTNLFILNLAVSDLLVGIFCMPTTLLDNIIAGWPFGSLVCKMSGTVQGISVSASVFTLVAIAVDRFRCIVYPFKQKLTISTAVIIIAVIWILAVAIMCPSAVMLQVQEEKHFRMILGYSNETHPIYWCREDWPDPGMRKIYTTVLFANIYLAPLSLIVIMYTRISIALFNTAMPMVGKHSQEQRHSTSKKKQKVIKMLIIVALLFTLSWLPLWTLMMLSDYANLSDVQLQIIHIYIYPFAHWLAFFNSSVNPIIYGFFNENFRRGFEAAFKLQLCPREMAHRDICSQQGQSNAILPARHHQTSQDQASQNAKEKGKTIKKGNWVNNQQDLIMEDLEETCNDGIK encoded by the exons atggaCTCAAACTCTTCATTTGACTGGCCTCATGTGCTGAATTATAATGGGACATATAGGTACCTCTACTTAGAAGGCAACGTCTCCTATGTGGACTTCTACCTCCATCAGCCCTCAGTGGCAGCTGTCTTCATCATCTCCTACCTCCTCATCTTCCTGCTCTGCATGGTTGGCAATGGAGTGGTTTGCTTTATTGTTCTGAGGAGTAAACGCATGCGTACAGTTACAAACCTCTTCATCTTAAACCTGGCCGTCAGCGATTTACTGGTGGGAATCTTCTGCATGCCCACCACCCTCCTGGACAACATCATTGCAG GATGGCCGTTTGGGAGCCTGGTTTGCAAGATGAGTGGGACGGTCCAAGGAATTTCTGTctctgcctctgtcttcacTCTGGTTGCTATTGCTGTAGACAG GTTTCGCTGCATCGTTTATCCGTTCAAGCAGAAGCTGACCATTTCAACTGCAGTCATCATCATAGCCGTCATCTGGATTCTGGCTGTCGCAATCATGTGTCCTTCTGCCGTCATGCTGCAGGTACAAGAAGAGAAGCATTTCAGGATGATCCTTGGCTACAGCAACGAAACCCACCCCATATACTGGTGCCGAGAGGACTGGCCTGACCCAGGAATGAGAAAGATCTACACAACAGTTCTCTTTGCAAACATTTATCTGGCTCCCCTGTCGCTCATTGTAATCATGTACACTAGGATAAGCATTGCTCTCTTCAACACCGCAATGCCCATGGTGGGAAAACACAGCCAGGAGCAACGGCATAGCACGTcgaagaagaaacaaaaagtaatCAAAATGCTCATTATTGTGGCTTTGCTTTTCACCCTCTCCTGGCTTCCCTTGTGGACTCTGATGATGCTTTCAGACTATGCCAACCTTTCAGATGTCCAGTTGCAGATCATCCACATTTATATCTATCCCTTTGCTCACTGGCTGGCCTTTTTCAATAGCAGCGTCAACCCCATCATCTACGGTTTCTTTAACGAAAACTTTCGCCGAGGCTTTGAGGCTGCCTTTAAACTTCAGCTCTGCCCCCGAGAGATGGCTCACAGGGACATCTGTTCTCAGCAAGGCCAAAGCAATGCCATTTTGCCAGCTCGCCACCACCAGACGTCCCAGGATCAAGCTTCTCAAAATGCtaaggagaaagggaagacaaTTAAGAAAGGAAATTGGGTGAATAACCAGCAGGATTTGATAATGGAGGATCTAGAAGAGACCTGCAATGATGGGATTAAGTGA